The Solanum pennellii chromosome 11, SPENNV200 sequence TAACCAAACGCAAAACAAAATAATCCTTTTTGTTTTGTCCCAGGACTTTTATTCCTTATCCCTCGTACCAAACGTCCCCTTCGTATAGGAAATCACAATCAATACATTGAGAAGAAATTATTAACCTAGCAGTATCAGATCTATATTAGACTCATGCAACCTCATGTTCTGCATATATTAAAGCAGACACCCTACTGAACATACATGCATCGACCAGAGTACTTGGTGCTGCCGACAGGGTGCATGAGCCCATAATTGTTCCGTGAGGACCTCACTAGCAGAGCCTAACACCTTGTTCTATGGAATCAAGATCATCTGTTCAGAAGCAAAAAAGTTAATGTGGCCCTATCAGACCTATGTGCAAATCTAATACTCTGCATATACTGACCAGATGCTACACTAGGACCCCCAGTGCACTGAATTTATTCATCCTAAACTGTTACTTCTAACAGTCAGagcttaaaatttaaaataaaataatactagGAAGAAAGAACTTCACGCACAAACTGTGAACAAAAAACTTAAGAGGTAAAGCACTAATTTTGATGATACTTGAGGCTTACGAGTCCTCATAGTTAAAAAATACAAGAAGAACAAACATCGTTCATAATGTTGCTATATGCACAACAAGAATCAACACCTAAAATTCAGTCCTTTTGAGGTCTCTTAAAATTTTGTAAGATTTCCCTGCatgataattaattattggTACTCTAGATTATATCTAGTTACTTTCTCTAAAAGGAAGCACAAAATAAGAACACAATTACCTCTATGTATTCAGCTATTGTGATCTTGTTGGAACCACCTGGCTCCTTCAAGGTGTTTATAGCCTCCATTATAAGATTATCCAACCTATAATGTTATCAATGCAGCAACTATGAGAGACAATCCTCATTCgaaaagtatgaaaataagaataatttgTGATCCCATCAAGACAGGTAACATTATTTCACACCAAGTAAAGAAAAGGAAAGCTCAATGAACTTCTTTGTAGGTAACCAGCATACACTTAATGCTAAGTAAAGCAAAGGAAAGCTCAATGAACTTCTTTGTAGGTAACCAGCATACACTTAATGCTGAAGAATACAACCTTACCAgttccaacaaaaaaaaaaaaacatatagaaGTATCATATGCATGTTATGTTTAAACAAAGCACTTGCTGGTTTCCAAACAAACATGTTtgacaaagaaaacaaatatgcACTTCAGAAATCAAATTAGAGCATTTCTCAAAAGactttaggaaaaaaaattgttttctaaCATATTTCTAAAAAGCTTCTCCAacaaatatttctaataaaCATGCAAATGCCACCTAAGAATAATAGGACAAGCAAAAACCAACAAGAAACTATATCATAAGCACCATAAAAACTAAGCAACTATCACAAAGAGCTATGCTGAAACAATCAATGAGCAATGCTAAACCTTATCATAGATCGTTTTGAACCATGTGTCTGAGGAGAACCACTAGAAGTTGTGACAGTCCTTGTTTCAGCTGCTTCCTCATCACTCTCAGCAGCAGTAGTATCAGTCAAAGGACTCCCATCCTGCTTAGGGGCCTGTCTCATCTTTTTGACAGCCAATCTTGCTTGCTCTCGAGAACCCCAACCGTTTGCCATTACAGTCATGTTCCTCCACTTGTCCTGAACAGCATCAATAAGTATGAATAGGAAAGCATATTAACACCACATGCATagataagaaactaaaaataagacTAGACCTCACAACTATATCTGGTTCAAGTAACTTCCAAACTTCCTCTGCActaaatataattatctaatgaaaaaaatgatagaaGGAACCCTACCTTGAGATCTACATTTGAACGCAAACACAATACTCCACTAAATTCTGGATCCTTGAGAATCGTGCGCCATTTACCTGGTCCGTGCTTAAGTATCCCAGCTTTAAGGGCAGCTTCTTCTTCTGAAGTCCACTTTTGCTTAGGTGCACCCATCAAAAACTGAGGGAGGAAACTTCAGAACAACCTACTCAAAGGACCCATAAGAATGTATCAACAGACCATCTGAAGAAGATAAATTGCACCATATATAAGACAGTTAATGGCTATCATGCATATCGAAATCCAAATTAGCTTGAATAATCAACATGTAAATCGGCTTCATTTGGAGAAAAGCAGATGCGTATATAGTTAAGTTAACCTTAATAAACATAAACCTTGACAAGGATGCCATTCATTGCATAAATGCATAAAATGAAACCAGAAACAAGTCCAGACAAAACTACATACAATGGTGTTAGATAAGTATATACTAGATGTTAGATAAGTATATACTAGATTAACTCATGTCTATTAAACGTGTTTGTGATTTGTACTCTGGAATTATAAAGGTACGCATTACAATAATCATGTCAGTTAAACTTGTTTGCTGTTAAATCTTCCAAGTCCaggaaaaaagagaaacaaGTTTGTACCATAATGATCCAACTCCTAAAAGTCCAAATGTTTTATCAATATTACTGCCTCTTTCCTTCAAGTGCATTCGCGAAATACTTCAATctaattcttcaaaatcaaa is a genomic window containing:
- the LOC107002893 gene encoding telomere repeat-binding factor 1-like — translated: MGAPKQKWTSEEEAALKAGILKHGPGKWRTILKDPEFSGVLCLRSNVDLKDKWRNMTVMANGWGSREQARLAVKKMRQAPKQDGSPLTDTTAAESDEEAAETRTVTTSSGSPQTHGSKRSMIRLDNLIMEAINTLKEPGGSNKITIAEYIEDQYWAPPNFKRLLSGKLKYLTATGKLIKMKRRYRIVPTSTPSDSRRNLSLPLLDSRQRIFPKIDRDDMTMLSTSQIDLELARMRNMTPQEAAAAAAQAVAEAEEAIAEAEEAGREAEAAEADAEAAQAFSVAAKKTLHGRSTPRMMIHA